In Hymenobacter aquaticus, a single window of DNA contains:
- a CDS encoding penicillin acylase family protein has protein sequence MKWIKALLATALSLSLTWVLNARQGDIPPFGKFLSPFQGFWRNAEATDAFPAAQTLTIPGLRQPVQVRFDDKHVPHIFAQNDHDLYFAQGYLTARDRLWQMDFVTHVAAGRLSEIVGPARLETDRFFRRMGLKYGAEKSVRAMLANPTTRTVLTSYSDGINAYISSLSPRDYPFEYKLLDYAPEPWEPLKSSLLLKYMAFDLSGRSDDLRMSNALGKYGAAVINDLFPDYPRREDPIVPVGTPLDFKPLPVPATPPSFTASLSEKVPQHEPDPELGSNNFAVDGKKSASGYPILANDPHLQLNLPSIWYQVQLSAPGVNVYGVTIPGAPTVIIGFNDQVAWGVTNVAADVLDFYQLKFRDASRREYWHDGRWKPVRRVVEHIVVRGQPDRYDTVLYTHHGPIVYDQDEKPFMSQTPIRHAMRWTAHDADNEVLAFYNLNRAKNYQDYTAALATYGSPAQNFIFASSQNDIAIWPNGRFPLKWRDQGKFILDGTDPAYDWQGWIPQAQNPHVKNPARGFVSSANQFSAGPDYPYYLHWNYASYERGHRINERLARMTRVTPDSLRLLQTDNLNLNAQLMLPRMLSLVGRAPLKADARKAYDELSRWNYFYEADAIGPSIFELWYNNLVKRLWDDDFGLQATGLEMRAPTRDRTNTLLLQEPASRWIDDRRTPEKETLETLARQSLQFAADSLTRKFGPLSPEWRWANQKSTDILHLAQLPGFGRMDLNVGGGAGIVNATSERNGPSWRMVVALGPQVKAYGVYPGGQSGNPGSAYYENLLDTWSAGQLHELIFLRHPDEKHPRVPAAWTLQARP, from the coding sequence ATGAAGTGGATTAAAGCCCTGCTGGCTACTGCTCTTTCCCTGTCGCTGACCTGGGTGCTGAACGCCCGGCAGGGCGACATTCCGCCGTTTGGCAAGTTTCTGAGCCCATTCCAAGGCTTCTGGCGCAACGCCGAAGCCACCGATGCTTTCCCCGCGGCCCAGACGCTGACCATTCCCGGCCTGCGGCAGCCGGTGCAGGTGCGCTTCGACGACAAGCACGTGCCCCACATCTTTGCCCAGAACGACCACGACCTGTACTTCGCCCAAGGCTACCTCACGGCCCGCGACCGGCTCTGGCAGATGGATTTCGTGACCCACGTGGCGGCCGGGCGGCTGTCGGAAATCGTGGGGCCGGCGCGGCTCGAAACCGACCGGTTTTTCCGCCGCATGGGGCTGAAGTACGGGGCTGAGAAGTCGGTGCGGGCCATGCTGGCCAACCCCACCACCCGCACGGTGCTGACCTCCTACTCCGACGGCATCAACGCCTACATCAGCAGCCTTTCGCCCCGCGACTACCCCTTCGAGTACAAGCTGCTCGACTATGCGCCCGAGCCCTGGGAGCCGCTCAAGTCATCGTTGCTGCTCAAGTACATGGCCTTCGACCTGAGTGGGCGCTCCGACGACCTGCGCATGTCGAATGCGTTGGGCAAGTATGGCGCGGCCGTCATCAACGACCTGTTTCCGGACTACCCCCGGCGCGAAGACCCGATTGTGCCCGTCGGCACGCCGCTGGACTTCAAGCCGCTGCCGGTGCCGGCCACGCCGCCTTCGTTCACGGCTTCGCTGTCGGAGAAGGTGCCGCAGCACGAGCCCGACCCGGAGCTGGGCTCCAACAACTTCGCCGTGGATGGCAAGAAGTCCGCCTCGGGCTACCCGATTCTGGCCAACGACCCGCACTTGCAGCTCAACCTGCCCAGCATCTGGTACCAGGTGCAGCTTTCGGCCCCGGGCGTGAACGTGTACGGCGTCACGATTCCGGGCGCGCCCACGGTTATTATCGGCTTCAACGACCAGGTGGCCTGGGGCGTGACCAACGTGGCCGCCGACGTGCTGGACTTCTACCAGCTCAAGTTCCGGGACGCCTCCCGGCGCGAGTACTGGCACGACGGGCGCTGGAAGCCGGTGCGCCGGGTGGTGGAGCATATCGTGGTGCGCGGCCAGCCCGACCGCTACGACACGGTGCTCTACACCCACCACGGCCCCATCGTGTACGACCAGGACGAGAAGCCCTTCATGAGCCAGACGCCCATCCGGCACGCCATGCGCTGGACGGCCCACGACGCCGACAACGAGGTGCTGGCCTTTTACAACCTGAACCGGGCCAAAAACTACCAGGATTACACGGCGGCCCTGGCCACCTACGGCTCGCCGGCTCAGAACTTCATTTTTGCCAGCAGCCAGAACGACATTGCCATCTGGCCCAACGGGCGCTTCCCGCTGAAGTGGCGCGACCAAGGCAAGTTTATCCTCGACGGCACCGACCCGGCCTACGACTGGCAGGGCTGGATTCCGCAGGCCCAGAACCCCCACGTAAAAAACCCGGCCCGGGGCTTCGTCAGCTCGGCCAACCAGTTTTCGGCCGGCCCCGACTACCCCTATTACCTGCACTGGAACTACGCCAGCTACGAGCGGGGCCACCGCATCAATGAGCGGCTGGCCCGCATGACCCGCGTGACGCCCGACAGCCTGCGCCTGCTGCAAACCGACAACCTCAACCTCAACGCCCAGCTGATGCTGCCGCGGATGCTAAGCTTGGTGGGCCGCGCGCCGCTGAAGGCCGACGCGCGCAAAGCCTACGACGAGCTGAGCCGCTGGAATTACTTCTACGAAGCCGACGCCATCGGGCCCAGCATCTTTGAGCTGTGGTACAACAACCTGGTCAAGCGCCTCTGGGACGATGATTTCGGCCTGCAAGCCACCGGCCTGGAGATGCGCGCCCCCACCCGGGACCGAACCAACACCCTGCTACTACAGGAGCCCGCCTCCCGCTGGATCGACGATCGGCGCACCCCCGAAAAGGAAACTCTGGAAACCCTGGCCCGGCAGTCGCTGCAGTTTGCCGCCGACTCGCTCACGCGCAAGTTTGGGCCGCTGAGCCCCGAGTGGCGCTGGGCCAACCAGAAAAGCACCGATATTCTGCACTTGGCCCAGCTGCCCGGCTTCGGCCGCATGGATCTGAACGTGGGCGGCGGTGCGGGCATCGTGAATGCTACCTCGGAGCGCAATGGGCCTTCGTGGCGCATGGTGGTGGCCCTGGGGCCGCAGGTGAAAGCCTACGGCGTATACCCCGGCGGGCAGTCGGGCAACCCCGGCTCGGCCTACTACGAAAACCTGCTGGATACCTGGAGCGCCGGGCAGCTGCACGAGCTGATTTTCCTGCGCCACCCCGACGAAAAACACCCGCGCGTGCCCGCCGCCTGGACGCTGCAAGCCCGACCCTAA
- a CDS encoding alpha/beta hydrolase family protein, producing MIRRKINFSLARLTFLLWAGISTASGISCTKDAAAPQAATETLTSPAETHLVSSTLIGEYSTSQLAGRVSDIPIAGALVRYPIRVYRLTYTTRNTDGKNIIASGALLVPTVGGQPLPLLSYQHGTIRPDDESRAPSYYSPNSEVYSAVSVLASTGYMVAAPDYIGYGASKNLPHPYEHAASLASASLDMLRAAREFGAKEQVAVGKKNFLLGYSEGGFATLALHKLMEEQASSEFTVTASAPGAGAYHKSAFADYILKSDQPLSFLSTYVWVLDTYNRVYGINRPITYYVNQPWAAQLQTNLYGEVPSQAKELFTPTFRQGILDKTDAQLLAAFRDNDIHDWQPKAPLALFHGTADDYVPFFNSQDAYNAMKARGATSVELRPIPGGNHFSSAASYTLQAYAFISQY from the coding sequence GTGATTCGTAGAAAAATCAACTTCAGCCTGGCCCGCCTCACCTTCCTGCTGTGGGCCGGTATCAGCACAGCTTCGGGCATCAGCTGCACCAAAGATGCCGCCGCGCCGCAAGCGGCTACCGAAACGCTCACGAGTCCGGCCGAAACCCACCTGGTCAGCAGCACGCTCATCGGGGAGTACTCGACCAGCCAGCTGGCCGGCCGCGTATCCGACATTCCGATTGCCGGGGCCCTGGTCCGCTACCCGATTCGGGTGTACCGGCTTACCTACACCACCCGCAACACCGACGGCAAGAACATTATTGCTTCCGGGGCGCTGCTGGTGCCCACCGTGGGCGGCCAGCCGCTGCCGCTGCTGAGCTACCAACACGGCACCATCCGGCCCGACGACGAAAGTCGGGCACCGTCGTACTACAGCCCCAATAGCGAGGTGTACTCGGCCGTGTCGGTGCTGGCTTCGACCGGATATATGGTGGCCGCTCCCGACTATATCGGGTACGGGGCTTCCAAAAACCTGCCCCACCCTTACGAGCACGCCGCGTCGTTGGCCTCCGCCTCGTTGGATATGCTGCGGGCCGCCCGCGAGTTCGGGGCCAAGGAGCAGGTAGCCGTGGGCAAGAAAAACTTTCTACTGGGCTACTCCGAAGGCGGTTTTGCCACCCTGGCCCTGCACAAGCTGATGGAGGAGCAGGCCAGCAGCGAGTTTACCGTCACGGCCAGCGCGCCGGGGGCGGGGGCCTACCACAAGTCCGCCTTTGCCGACTACATTCTCAAGTCGGACCAGCCGCTGAGCTTCCTGAGCACCTACGTGTGGGTGCTCGACACCTACAACCGCGTCTACGGCATCAACCGACCCATCACGTACTACGTGAATCAGCCCTGGGCCGCGCAGCTGCAAACCAACCTCTACGGGGAGGTGCCCAGCCAGGCCAAAGAGCTGTTTACGCCCACGTTCCGGCAGGGTATTCTGGATAAAACCGATGCCCAGCTGCTGGCCGCCTTCCGCGACAACGACATCCACGACTGGCAGCCCAAGGCCCCATTGGCCCTCTTCCACGGTACCGCCGACGACTACGTGCCCTTCTTCAACTCCCAGGATGCCTACAACGCCATGAAGGCCCGGGGCGCGACCAGCGTAGAGCTGCGCCCGATTCCGGGCGGCAACCACTTCTCCTCGGCCGCCAGCTACACCTTGCAGGCCTACGCGTTTATCTCGCAGTACTAG
- a CDS encoding outer membrane beta-barrel protein has protein sequence MIISKRHVAWVALCSAAECAAQKPEHTTPSLYASLCLASAHYTVIYKPSGFATAIPLSPWRVAAGYQFTPRLGLEVSGMYRAESSAGSATGTTTIGQPVRDYTTEKSRSGALPVVARYSLSARPARPWHMEVLAGVTVTKTRAESSYTHTVGGQIVTDRQDVNHKTSLYYTAGLGVRYRFGQHWQAVADWTINRNTERLSAAISQQVLGRSIDLTYAYGLGVRYCFRLKPTVSQRPTH, from the coding sequence ATGATCATCAGCAAAAGACACGTTGCCTGGGTAGCACTCTGCTCCGCCGCTGAATGTGCCGCCCAGAAGCCAGAGCATACTACTCCGAGCCTCTATGCAAGTTTGTGTCTGGCTTCAGCGCACTACACGGTCATATACAAGCCTTCGGGCTTCGCCACCGCCATTCCTCTCTCGCCGTGGCGCGTGGCGGCCGGCTACCAGTTTACGCCCCGCCTGGGGCTGGAAGTAAGCGGCATGTACCGTGCGGAGTCTTCGGCTGGATCGGCTACGGGCACCACTACCATTGGTCAACCCGTCAGAGACTACACGACGGAGAAAAGCCGGAGCGGGGCCCTGCCTGTCGTAGCCCGCTACTCGCTCAGCGCCCGGCCAGCAAGGCCGTGGCACATGGAGGTGCTGGCCGGGGTTACGGTTACTAAAACCCGCGCCGAATCGAGTTACACGCATACCGTCGGCGGGCAAATAGTAACCGACCGGCAGGATGTAAACCACAAAACCAGCCTGTACTACACCGCCGGACTGGGCGTGCGCTACCGCTTCGGCCAGCACTGGCAGGCAGTAGCAGACTGGACGATAAACCGCAACACCGAGCGCCTGTCAGCAGCCATTAGCCAGCAGGTGCTGGGCCGCAGCATCGACCTTACCTACGCGTACGGCCTGGGTGTGCGCTACTGCTTCCGGCTCAAGCCTACCGTTAGTCAACGGCCGACGCACTAG
- a CDS encoding DHA2 family efflux MFS transporter permease subunit, with translation METGFTKWIIVITVVLCCLLELIDTSIVNVALTQMMGNLSATQQEVTWVIASYGIANVIVIPMTGFLAEQFGRKNYYFVSVLIFTVASMLCGQSTNIWELVAFRFVQGIGGGALMATSQAILIDTFPPKQLPLGQALFGMGVIIGPTIGPTLGGYIVDNYDWPWIFYVNVPVGIMAAIFTALFIRDPERIKNAVPRPLREIDWAGIFLLVLGVGSLQLVLEQGETEDWFESAYINSFTALAVIGLVGFVWRELTAAQPIVDLRVLGKSRNLAVGAVLSFVLGFGMFASVFIFPIFTQRILGFTAAQTGLILLPGALASGFMMPVIGKMLQAGVPQKFMIPVGFGIFFLFTFWMANIISPTAGESDFFWPLMVRGLGMGLIFLPITTMSLAGLKGKDAGQAAGLTGMIRQLGGSFGVAIVGTYLERSMAQNRISPLAHISLYDTNTVQRIQAFTANFMARGFSFEQAQKQAYAALEGILMKQVAIITYAQVFSMIGLFFVVCLPLVLLIKRARRGEAIDLNAAH, from the coding sequence ATGGAAACCGGATTTACCAAGTGGATCATCGTAATTACGGTGGTGCTCTGCTGCTTGCTGGAGCTTATTGATACCAGCATCGTGAACGTGGCCCTGACCCAGATGATGGGCAACCTCTCGGCTACCCAGCAGGAAGTGACCTGGGTAATTGCCTCCTATGGCATTGCCAACGTTATTGTGATTCCGATGACCGGCTTTCTGGCCGAGCAGTTCGGGCGCAAAAACTACTACTTCGTGTCGGTGCTGATCTTCACCGTCGCCTCGATGCTGTGCGGCCAGAGCACCAACATCTGGGAGCTGGTGGCCTTCCGCTTCGTGCAGGGCATCGGCGGCGGCGCCCTGATGGCTACCTCACAGGCCATCCTGATTGACACCTTTCCGCCCAAGCAGCTCCCGCTGGGGCAGGCCCTGTTCGGTATGGGCGTTATTATCGGCCCCACCATCGGCCCCACGCTGGGCGGCTACATCGTGGACAACTACGACTGGCCCTGGATTTTCTACGTGAACGTGCCGGTGGGTATCATGGCGGCCATCTTCACGGCCCTGTTTATCCGCGACCCGGAGCGCATCAAGAACGCCGTGCCGCGGCCCCTGCGCGAAATCGACTGGGCCGGTATTTTCCTGCTAGTCTTGGGCGTGGGCTCGTTGCAGCTGGTGCTGGAGCAGGGCGAAACCGAAGACTGGTTTGAAAGCGCCTACATCAACAGCTTCACGGCCCTGGCCGTCATCGGGCTGGTGGGCTTCGTGTGGCGCGAGCTGACGGCCGCGCAGCCCATCGTGGATCTGCGGGTGCTGGGCAAAAGCCGCAACCTGGCCGTGGGCGCGGTGCTCTCGTTCGTGCTGGGCTTCGGCATGTTTGCCTCGGTGTTCATCTTCCCCATTTTCACCCAGCGCATCCTGGGCTTCACCGCCGCCCAAACCGGCCTGATTCTGCTGCCCGGCGCCCTGGCCTCCGGCTTCATGATGCCCGTCATTGGCAAGATGCTACAGGCCGGCGTGCCCCAGAAGTTCATGATTCCGGTGGGCTTCGGCATCTTCTTCCTCTTCACGTTCTGGATGGCCAACATCATTTCGCCCACCGCCGGCGAGAGTGACTTCTTCTGGCCCCTGATGGTGCGCGGCCTGGGCATGGGCCTGATTTTTCTGCCCATTACCACCATGAGTCTGGCCGGCTTGAAAGGCAAGGACGCGGGCCAGGCCGCCGGCCTCACCGGCATGATCCGCCAGCTCGGCGGCTCGTTCGGGGTGGCCATCGTGGGCACCTACCTGGAGCGCAGCATGGCCCAGAACCGCATCAGCCCGCTGGCTCACATCTCGCTCTACGACACCAATACCGTGCAGCGGATTCAGGCTTTCACCGCCAACTTCATGGCCCGGGGCTTCTCCTTCGAGCAGGCCCAGAAGCAGGCCTACGCGGCCCTGGAAGGCATCCTGATGAAGCAGGTCGCCATCATTACCTACGCCCAGGTGTTCTCCATGATTGGCCTGTTCTTCGTCGTCTGCCTGCCGCTGGTGCTGCTCATCAAGCGCGCCCGGCGCGGCGAGGCCATCGACCTGAACGCCGCGCACTAG
- a CDS encoding four helix bundle protein yields the protein METLSQPPLFFMEESSPNRATFNEALRVRTKQAALRIIYLFQQLPHSSEATILGKQLLRSATSVAANYRAACRGRSAAEWYAKLCICVEEADETLFWLELLGDASIIPKPRLQNLEQEYREIVSILAKARKNAKS from the coding sequence TTGGAGACCTTATCTCAACCCCCTTTATTTTTTATGGAAGAATCATCTCCCAACCGCGCTACTTTCAACGAAGCCCTACGGGTACGGACTAAGCAAGCAGCTTTGCGAATCATTTATCTCTTTCAGCAGCTACCCCATTCAAGTGAAGCGACCATCTTGGGCAAACAGCTTTTACGGTCGGCTACCTCGGTGGCCGCCAACTACCGGGCAGCTTGTCGGGGCCGTTCCGCTGCGGAATGGTACGCCAAGCTATGCATCTGTGTAGAAGAGGCCGATGAAACGCTATTCTGGTTGGAGTTGCTAGGTGATGCCAGCATCATCCCAAAGCCGCGACTGCAAAACCTGGAGCAGGAATACCGCGAAATCGTATCCATCCTCGCCAAAGCCCGCAAAAACGCAAAGTCCTAG
- a CDS encoding HlyD family secretion protein, translated as MATPVQPDQVAAPHHASAPAYEPEVEEQEGRSKRPIIFIILALVLLVGGYFGYQRYQFGQTHEETDDAQVEGDVYPILPRVGGPVLEVKVQDNQPVKKGDVLVTLDPADYQQRVNAAEAALAAAQANVVAARAGVGTASANVSTAQATIGVSDANRSRLEKDLKRSAFLRKEDIIPQSEYDAVQANLKSTSAQRATAQQQVQVARQQVAAAQQQVAVAQAVVKQRQADLDNAKLQLSYASIVAPANGVVSKKNVQPGQVVSPGQQLMGLVASQQTWIIANFKETQLENMKVGQPVAVEVDAYPHEEFQGHIESLSAATGARFALLPPDNASGNFVKVTQRVPVKIVLDKVDPEHPLRAGMSVTATVKVK; from the coding sequence ATGGCAACTCCCGTTCAACCCGATCAGGTCGCTGCACCGCATCACGCTTCGGCTCCCGCTTACGAGCCGGAAGTTGAAGAGCAGGAAGGCCGCTCGAAGCGCCCGATCATCTTTATTATTCTCGCCCTGGTGTTGCTCGTGGGCGGGTATTTCGGCTACCAGCGCTACCAGTTTGGCCAGACGCACGAAGAAACCGACGACGCCCAGGTAGAAGGCGACGTGTACCCGATCTTGCCCCGCGTGGGTGGCCCCGTGCTGGAAGTGAAAGTGCAGGACAACCAGCCCGTGAAAAAAGGCGACGTGCTGGTCACGCTCGACCCCGCCGACTATCAGCAGCGCGTGAATGCCGCTGAGGCGGCCCTGGCCGCGGCCCAGGCCAATGTGGTAGCGGCCCGCGCCGGTGTCGGCACGGCGTCGGCCAACGTGAGCACCGCCCAGGCCACCATCGGCGTGAGCGACGCCAACCGCTCCCGCCTCGAAAAGGATCTGAAGCGCAGCGCCTTCCTGCGCAAAGAAGACATCATCCCGCAGAGCGAGTACGACGCGGTGCAGGCCAACCTGAAGTCGACCAGCGCCCAGCGCGCCACGGCCCAGCAGCAGGTGCAGGTAGCCCGCCAGCAGGTGGCCGCCGCCCAGCAGCAGGTAGCCGTCGCCCAGGCCGTGGTGAAACAGCGCCAGGCCGACCTCGACAATGCCAAGCTGCAGCTGAGCTACGCCAGCATCGTGGCCCCGGCCAACGGGGTGGTGAGCAAGAAAAACGTGCAGCCCGGCCAGGTGGTAAGTCCCGGCCAGCAGCTGATGGGCCTGGTGGCGTCGCAGCAAACCTGGATTATCGCCAACTTCAAGGAAACCCAGCTGGAAAACATGAAAGTAGGCCAGCCCGTGGCCGTGGAAGTTGACGCCTACCCCCACGAGGAGTTTCAGGGCCACATCGAGTCGCTGTCGGCCGCTACCGGGGCCCGCTTCGCCCTGCTGCCCCCCGACAACGCCTCGGGCAACTTCGTGAAAGTAACCCAGCGCGTGCCGGTCAAAATCGTGCTCGACAAAGTAGACCCCGAGCACCCGCTGCGCGCCGGCATGAGCGTGACAGCCACCGTCAAGGTGAAATAA
- a CDS encoding universal stress protein, translated as MTLSLIFCPVDFSAATASLVAYAAVLAAGAKAELRLLHVLMPQPALATAETTTDLAVAAHMAHHRAAAEQAGAHVTTTVLRGDAATEIVEAARRHAADLIVIGAHGQTALTRFLMGSTAEAVVRTAPCATLLVNSQSPGEYRKSA; from the coding sequence ATGACTCTTTCGCTCATCTTTTGTCCGGTTGACTTTTCGGCGGCTACGGCCTCGCTGGTGGCCTACGCGGCGGTGCTGGCCGCCGGGGCGAAGGCCGAGCTGCGGCTGCTGCACGTGCTGATGCCCCAGCCGGCCCTGGCCACCGCCGAAACCACCACCGACCTGGCCGTGGCCGCCCACATGGCCCACCACCGGGCCGCCGCTGAGCAGGCCGGAGCCCACGTGACCACCACCGTGCTCAGGGGCGACGCGGCCACCGAAATCGTGGAAGCCGCCCGCCGCCACGCCGCCGATTTAATCGTAATAGGAGCGCACGGCCAAACGGCCCTGACCCGCTTTCTGATGGGCAGCACCGCCGAGGCGGTAGTCCGCACGGCCCCGTGCGCCACGCTGCTCGTCAACTCCCAGAGCCCGGGCGAATACCGGAAGTCTGCCTAA